A stretch of the Campylobacter sp. 19-13652 genome encodes the following:
- the rpsB gene encoding 30S ribosomal protein S2 encodes MVTMRDLLECGVHFGHQTRRWNPKMKKFIFGERKGIYIIDLQKTIRYFRYTYNIVRDAAAEGKTILFVGTKKQAVQAIKDYAEKCGMPYVNHRWLGGMLTNFGTIRQSIRKLEVIEAMEEDGSINLLTKKEGLMLRRKKEKLIATLGGIRNMKNLPDMIFVIDTVKEKIAVQEANRLGMPVVAPIDTNCDPDVVDYPIPGNDDAIRSVQLFCQEMCEAIIEGKSLLEQDAEQGEPVSQEEKDEVVAEAMSEEDFASEDEE; translated from the coding sequence ATGGTAACTATGAGAGATCTACTAGAATGCGGTGTGCATTTCGGGCACCAAACACGCAGATGGAACCCAAAGATGAAAAAATTTATCTTTGGCGAGAGAAAGGGCATTTACATAATCGATCTTCAAAAAACCATCCGCTACTTCCGTTACACATATAATATAGTAAGAGACGCTGCAGCTGAGGGCAAGACCATACTATTTGTTGGCACTAAAAAGCAAGCCGTCCAAGCTATCAAAGACTACGCTGAAAAGTGCGGTATGCCATATGTAAATCACCGCTGGCTAGGCGGAATGCTAACAAACTTTGGCACAATTCGCCAGAGCATAAGAAAGCTTGAAGTTATCGAAGCTATGGAAGAAGACGGCTCAATCAACCTGCTAACTAAAAAAGAAGGCCTAATGCTACGCCGCAAAAAAGAGAAGCTAATCGCGACTTTGGGCGGTATCCGCAATATGAAAAACCTGCCTGATATGATATTTGTTATCGACACCGTGAAAGAAAAAATCGCAGTGCAAGAGGCAAATCGCCTAGGTATGCCAGTAGTAGCACCAATCGATACAAACTGCGACCCAGACGTTGTTGATTACCCAATCCCAGGCAATGATGACGCCATTCGCAGTGTGCAGCTTTTCTGCCAGGAAATGTGTGAAGCTATAATCGAAGGCAAAAGCCTGCTAGAGCAAGACGCTGAGCAAGGCGAGCCAGTAAGCCAAGAAGAAAAAGACGAAGTCGTGGCTGAAGCGATGAGCGAAGAAGATTTTGCAAGCGAGGACGAAGAGTAA
- the pgeF gene encoding peptidoglycan editing factor PgeF, translating into MATDRTRFKNVLKAKEAEALFTRRQGGVSSGVYGGFNLAYHVGDNTNNVRQNRMMLSSSLVGNRLVFMNQQNGDNVVEVRDVPEFEPECDALITNVPNLGLGVLMADCAGVLLYDKNNIAIAAVHAGRAGICARILSKTVAKMGELYGTKAEDISAFVSAFIKAENYEIGDMDLGEFNKFKTESGRHFDMEAALKAEFELLGITDVKFDGACTFASEADYFSYRRDGVTGRFAGVINIKEAKA; encoded by the coding sequence ATGGCGACAGATAGAACTCGCTTTAAGAATGTACTAAAAGCAAAGGAAGCAGAGGCGCTTTTTACGCGTCGTCAAGGTGGCGTAAGTAGCGGAGTTTACGGTGGCTTTAATCTAGCTTATCATGTGGGCGATAATACAAATAATGTCAGGCAAAATCGTATGATGCTTTCAAGCTCTTTAGTGGGTAATCGGCTGGTTTTTATGAATCAGCAAAATGGCGATAATGTTGTTGAGGTGCGTGATGTGCCTGAGTTTGAGCCTGAGTGTGATGCGCTTATTACAAATGTACCAAATTTAGGGCTTGGTGTACTTATGGCAGATTGTGCTGGCGTGCTTTTATATGATAAAAACAATATCGCCATAGCAGCCGTACATGCTGGCAGGGCTGGGATTTGTGCGCGAATTTTAAGTAAAACTGTGGCAAAAATGGGTGAACTTTACGGTACCAAGGCTGAGGATATATCAGCTTTTGTTAGCGCTTTTATCAAGGCTGAAAACTATGAAATAGGCGATATGGATTTGGGCGAGTTTAATAAATTTAAAACTGAAAGCGGCAGACATTTTGATATGGAAGCTGCGTTAAAAGCCGAGTTTGAATTGCTTGGCATAACGGATGTTAAATTTGACGGAGCTTGTACTTTTGCCTCTGAGGCTGATTATTTTTCATACCGTAGAGATGGCGTTACTGGCAGATTTGCAGGGGTGATAAATATAAAAGAAGCTAAAGCTTAG
- the ribE gene encoding riboflavin synthase has product MFNGLIREIATVYSLSAHELRLKSKFRPEAIGDSIAVNGACLSATAIYDDGFSVRLSSESVEHLAMINYKAKSRVHIEPAMRLGERIDGHLMQGHIDAIGKISKIVKRESGSDFYIDLPQYALPLVAHKGSIGVDGVSLTISEITATGVRLSIIPITLKDTLFGEYTVGRKVNIETDLLARYIQRQIEFKSQTNQKEEQWRQIELALRMY; this is encoded by the coding sequence ATGTTTAATGGACTTATTAGAGAAATTGCCACTGTTTATAGTTTAAGCGCACATGAGCTAAGGTTAAAATCTAAGTTTCGCCCAGAGGCTATAGGCGATAGCATAGCAGTAAATGGAGCCTGCTTGAGTGCGACCGCAATATACGATGATGGTTTTAGTGTGCGACTAAGTAGCGAGAGCGTGGAGCATTTGGCTATGATAAATTATAAAGCCAAATCTAGAGTGCATATAGAGCCAGCTATGCGGCTTGGAGAGCGTATTGACGGGCATTTGATGCAAGGGCACATAGATGCTATTGGCAAAATCAGCAAGATAGTAAAAAGAGAAAGTGGGAGCGATTTTTACATAGACCTGCCCCAGTATGCTCTGCCTTTAGTGGCTCATAAGGGTAGCATAGGGGTTGATGGGGTGAGCCTTACAATTAGTGAAATTACCGCTACTGGCGTACGGCTAAGCATAATCCCAATAACCCTAAAGGACACGCTTTTTGGCGAATACACCGTAGGGCGCAAGGTAAATATAGAGACAGATCTTTTAGCCAGGTATATACAGAGACAGATTGAATTTAAAAGCCAAACTAATCAAAAGGAGGAGCAATGGCGACAGATAGAACTCGCTTTAAGAATGTACTAA
- a CDS encoding FtsW/RodA/SpoVE family cell cycle protein, with amino-acid sequence MIRLDKRILTHFDFVQPILILPIVILSYILIFEANAVLANKQLVYFGVGFIGFCAFFLLPIRKIEWIIPAIYWLNIILLISVEIFGISKLGAKRWLDIPFVHFTLQPSELMKPAFLLMLAYLIKQRPPDEEGYNLRDFLRLSFYILLPFLLIAKEPDLGTAMVLLLMGYAVLFVIGVNKKIWISIFVGLAILAPVLYENLHDYQKKRIADFISEKPSYHVQQSIIAIGSGGLSGKPKDEATQTHFKFLPIATSDFIFAYTIERFGFYGGCVLLGLYGLLIFHLLSLNYKLKSDYFTRVMTTGVAVLIFIYVGVNISMTIGFAPVVGVPLPFYSYGGSSFVNFMVLFGILQNLLTFRFDKMYRLVSIRFD; translated from the coding sequence TTGATTAGGCTTGATAAGCGTATTTTAACACATTTTGACTTCGTGCAGCCTATTTTAATACTTCCTATTGTTATTTTATCATATATACTTATATTTGAGGCAAATGCCGTCTTGGCAAACAAACAGCTTGTCTATTTTGGTGTTGGATTTATTGGGTTTTGTGCGTTTTTCCTATTGCCTATTCGTAAGATTGAGTGGATTATTCCAGCGATTTATTGGTTAAATATTATCTTGCTTATTAGTGTTGAGATTTTTGGTATTAGTAAGCTTGGAGCAAAGCGGTGGCTTGATATTCCTTTTGTGCATTTTACACTTCAGCCCAGCGAGCTTATGAAGCCCGCTTTTTTGCTTATGCTAGCATATTTGATAAAGCAGCGTCCACCTGATGAGGAGGGGTATAATTTACGTGATTTTTTGCGGCTTAGTTTTTATATTTTGTTGCCGTTTTTGCTAATTGCCAAAGAGCCAGATTTAGGCACTGCTATGGTGCTTTTGCTTATGGGCTATGCGGTGCTTTTTGTCATAGGGGTTAATAAAAAAATTTGGATTAGCATTTTTGTGGGGCTTGCGATTTTAGCACCCGTACTTTATGAAAATCTGCACGATTATCAGAAAAAGCGCATAGCTGATTTTATCTCCGAAAAGCCAAGTTATCACGTCCAGCAGTCCATCATCGCCATAGGTAGTGGCGGGCTAAGTGGCAAGCCAAAGGACGAAGCGACGCAGACGCATTTTAAATTCCTGCCCATAGCCACTAGTGATTTTATTTTTGCTTATACCATTGAGCGCTTTGGATTTTATGGCGGCTGCGTGCTTTTGGGGCTTTATGGGTTACTTATTTTTCACCTGCTTAGCTTAAATTACAAGCTTAAGAGCGATTATTTTACTCGAGTTATGACTACTGGTGTGGCGGTTTTAATCTTTATCTACGTGGGGGTAAATATCAGCATGACAATAGGCTTTGCGCCTGTTGTGGGCGTGCCGCTGCCGTTTTATAGCTATGGGGGGAGTAGTTTTGTAAATTTTATGGTGCTTTTTGGGATTTTGCAAAATTTGCTTACCTTTCGTTTTGATAAAATGTATAGACTTGTTAGTATTAGGTTTGATTGA